Proteins encoded together in one Deinococcus irradiatisoli window:
- a CDS encoding S1C family serine protease produces the protein MKFSPWPAALLLIACAAYFVPQSGSGSVGSAAPPALSDTLAHTERSLFTKSRPATVRIEQLGPSGNGGLQGGLGTGFLISGDGQVMTAYHVIDGAQLIRVKTLSGQTYRARVTAFDNAADVALLKIDTRKALPFLKLAARPARVGEGVLAIGNSGGDFLQARTGTLLRLGARAGQADFPQNTFEMNAPLAPGDSGGPILNAQGEVMGVVSYVRVNDAGQTLTSYAVPVMERGSLVQALEAGEKRDVPAVGLRFDGQHDGLTTPSGGVVAEVIKGGPAAMAGVRGASYDAQDQLTALGDTITAVDGVRTRSSNDVIFELRRRQVGDSVTLSLSRGGKSRQVRVHLVAKGSINYNQ, from the coding sequence ATGAAGTTCTCGCCCTGGCCCGCGGCGCTGCTGCTGATCGCCTGCGCGGCGTATTTTGTGCCGCAGTCCGGTTCCGGCAGCGTCGGCAGCGCCGCCCCGCCGGCGCTGAGCGACACGCTGGCGCACACCGAACGCTCGCTCTTTACCAAATCGCGCCCCGCCACCGTGCGCATCGAGCAGCTCGGTCCCTCGGGCAACGGCGGGCTGCAGGGCGGCCTCGGCACCGGCTTCCTGATTTCCGGCGACGGGCAGGTGATGACCGCCTACCACGTCATCGACGGCGCGCAGCTGATCCGGGTCAAGACCCTGAGCGGCCAGACCTACCGCGCCCGCGTCACCGCCTTCGACAACGCCGCCGACGTGGCCCTCTTGAAAATCGACACCCGCAAGGCGCTGCCGTTTCTGAAGCTCGCGGCCCGCCCGGCCCGCGTCGGCGAGGGCGTGCTGGCGATCGGCAACAGCGGCGGCGATTTCCTGCAGGCGCGCACCGGCACCCTGCTGCGGCTGGGCGCGCGGGCCGGGCAGGCCGATTTTCCCCAGAACACCTTCGAGATGAACGCCCCGCTGGCCCCCGGCGACAGCGGCGGGCCGATTCTGAATGCCCAGGGCGAGGTGATGGGGGTGGTGAGTTACGTGCGCGTCAACGACGCCGGCCAGACGCTGACCTCCTACGCCGTGCCGGTGATGGAGCGCGGCAGTTTGGTGCAGGCGCTGGAAGCCGGCGAGAAGCGCGACGTGCCGGCGGTGGGCCTGCGCTTCGACGGCCAGCACGACGGCCTGACCACCCCGTCCGGCGGCGTGGTGGCCGAGGTGATCAAGGGCGGCCCGGCGGCCATGGCCGGCGTACGCGGCGCGAGCTACGACGCCCAGGACCAGCTCACCGCCCTGGGCGACACCATCACCGCCGTGGACGGGGTGCGTACCCGCAGCAGCAACGACGTGATCTTCGAGCTGCGCCGGCGCCAGGTGGGAGACAGCGTCACGCTGAGCCTCAGCCGGGGCGGCAAGAGCCGCCAGGTGCGCGTGCACCTCGTCGCCAAGGGCAGCATCAACTACAACCAGTAA
- the fumC gene encoding class II fumarate hydratase: MTPSEARTRTETDTMGQMNVAADKYWGAQTERSIHNFPIGRDTFVMGRPIVRALGILKKGAAQANAELGELPADVADLIVRAADEVISGQLDDHFPLVVFQTGSGTQSNMNANEVISNRAIELAGGEMGSKKPVHPNDHVNRGQSSNDTFPTAMHIAVVLELNERLYGSVGKLRDTLHAKAEEFAGIVKVGRTHLQDATPITLGQEIGGWVAQLDYALAEVRHAETGLYDLAIGGTAVGTGLNAHPRFGDLAARKYAEETGFPFRSAENKFAALSAHDALVQVSSALRTLSGALMKMANDVRWLASGPRNGIGEIVIPENEPGSSIMPGKVNPTQSEAMTMVATRVFGNDATVGFAGSQGNFQLNVFKPVMVHAVLESIRLIADACLAFNDNCAVGIEPNREKIEHNLDINLMQVTALNKHIGYDKAAAIAKKAHKEGLSLKEAALGLGYVTEDEFGQWVVPLDMTRS, encoded by the coding sequence ATGACTCCTTCTGAAGCCAGAACCCGCACCGAGACCGACACCATGGGCCAGATGAACGTGGCCGCCGACAAGTACTGGGGCGCCCAGACCGAGCGCAGCATCCACAATTTCCCGATCGGCCGCGACACCTTCGTGATGGGCCGCCCGATCGTGCGGGCGCTGGGCATTCTGAAAAAAGGCGCCGCGCAGGCCAATGCCGAACTCGGCGAGCTGCCCGCCGACGTGGCCGACCTGATCGTGAGAGCCGCCGACGAGGTCATTTCCGGCCAGCTCGACGATCACTTTCCGCTGGTGGTGTTTCAGACCGGCAGCGGCACCCAGAGCAACATGAACGCCAACGAGGTGATTTCCAACCGGGCCATCGAACTCGCCGGCGGCGAGATGGGCAGCAAGAAGCCGGTGCACCCCAACGACCACGTCAACCGGGGCCAGAGCAGCAACGACACTTTTCCCACCGCCATGCACATCGCCGTGGTGCTGGAGCTCAACGAGCGGCTCTACGGCAGCGTGGGCAAGCTGCGCGACACGCTGCACGCCAAGGCCGAGGAGTTTGCCGGCATCGTCAAGGTGGGCCGCACCCACCTGCAAGACGCCACCCCGATCACGCTGGGCCAGGAAATCGGCGGCTGGGTGGCGCAGCTCGACTACGCCCTCGCCGAAGTCCGGCACGCCGAAACCGGCCTCTACGACCTCGCCATCGGCGGCACGGCGGTGGGCACCGGCCTCAACGCCCACCCCCGGTTCGGCGATCTGGCGGCCCGGAAGTACGCCGAGGAAACCGGCTTTCCCTTCCGGAGCGCCGAGAACAAGTTCGCCGCCCTCTCGGCGCACGACGCGCTGGTGCAGGTCTCATCGGCGCTGCGGACCCTGTCGGGCGCGCTGATGAAGATGGCCAACGACGTGCGCTGGCTGGCCTCGGGGCCGCGCAACGGCATCGGCGAGATCGTGATTCCTGAAAACGAACCGGGGTCGAGCATCATGCCCGGCAAGGTCAACCCGACCCAGAGCGAGGCCATGACGATGGTCGCCACCCGCGTCTTCGGCAACGACGCCACGGTGGGGTTTGCCGGCTCGCAGGGCAACTTCCAGCTCAACGTGTTCAAGCCGGTAATGGTGCACGCGGTGCTGGAAAGCATTCGCCTGATCGCCGACGCCTGCCTGGCCTTCAACGACAACTGCGCGGTGGGCATCGAACCCAACCGCGAGAAGATCGAGCACAACCTCGACATCAACCTGATGCAGGTCACGGCCCTCAACAAGCACATCGGCTACGACAAGGCCGCCGCGATTGCCAAGAAAGCGCACAAGGAGGGCTTGAGCCTCAAGGAAGCAGCGCTGGGGCTGGGCTACGTCACCGAAGACGAGTTCGGGCAGTGGGTGGTGCCGCTGGACATGACCCGCAGCTGA
- a CDS encoding helix-turn-helix domain-containing protein: protein MNKSDIPALTEQRMRARPSFCQSGDVSYREFRPDARLSHLVRDYWQVDEYHDIGQQEHRFMPERLVRLTFYAGTTWRGSLTGGELEPMPSASLDGLTLIPLRAVSVGSTRALGAELYPWGARQLFGWDFGQPTADLNRDHPLLCRAVSALLRLGAWDEARELLEAWLLDLFSQRGRESGAGIRAAEALYGSLGQIKLGRLAEDLNLSARQLERLFTAEVGVNAKTLSRLIRFEEVHNRLWLDPQVSLAQLAYELGFADQAHLTREFKALSQMTPRAFGQFAQLGPGRSRLPTHLLTPDQIAELGASHADRAGGHTPG from the coding sequence TTGAACAAATCCGACATCCCGGCCCTCACCGAACAGCGGATGCGCGCCCGGCCTTCCTTCTGCCAGAGTGGGGACGTGTCTTACCGCGAGTTCCGGCCCGATGCCCGCCTGAGCCATCTGGTGCGCGACTACTGGCAGGTCGACGAGTACCACGATATCGGCCAGCAGGAGCACCGCTTCATGCCGGAGCGGCTGGTGCGCCTGACCTTCTACGCCGGCACGACCTGGCGCGGCTCGCTGACGGGCGGCGAGCTGGAGCCGATGCCCAGCGCCTCGCTCGACGGGCTGACGCTCATTCCGCTGCGGGCGGTGTCGGTCGGCTCGACCCGGGCGCTGGGCGCGGAACTCTACCCCTGGGGCGCGCGGCAGCTGTTCGGCTGGGACTTCGGGCAGCCCACGGCAGACCTCAACCGGGACCACCCGCTGCTTTGCCGCGCCGTGAGCGCCCTGCTGCGGCTGGGAGCCTGGGACGAAGCCCGCGAGCTGCTGGAAGCCTGGCTGCTGGACCTGTTCTCGCAGCGCGGGCGCGAATCGGGCGCGGGCATCCGGGCCGCCGAGGCGCTCTACGGTTCGCTGGGGCAGATCAAGCTGGGCCGGCTGGCCGAGGACCTCAACCTCAGCGCCCGGCAGCTCGAACGGCTGTTCACGGCCGAAGTCGGCGTCAACGCCAAGACCCTCTCGCGCCTGATCCGCTTCGAGGAAGTCCACAACCGCCTGTGGCTAGATCCGCAGGTCTCGCTGGCGCAGCTGGCCTACGAACTCGGGTTTGCTGACCAGGCCCACCTGACCCGCGAATTCAAGGCGCTCTCGCAGATGACGCCGCGCGCCTTCGGGCAGTTCGCGCAGCTCGGCCCCGGCCGCAGCCGCCTGCCCACCCACCTGCTGACGCCGGACCAGATCGCCGAACTGGGCGCGTCCCACGCCGACCGGGCCGGCGGGCACACGCCAGGCTAA
- a CDS encoding MFS transporter yields the protein MTESPAHKAPLLFLLITAFLFAVGISLVFPVLPYIVAKYVPHAQNQAAMIGFLGAAYAFFSFFSSPVLGALSDAYGRRPVLILSLLGSATGYVIFGLGGSLWVLFLGRIIDGLCAGGMGALFGYVADTTPEEQRGKVFGQIGAVVGAGFIVGPAIGGLTSHLSLNAPMFLAAGVSLLNVLWGLFVLPESLPASRRSAHFDAAHLNPLKQLSGALAYPAVQRLITVSVLFALPMSVLQITAALLGRDVLGWGPAQVSTLFILVGASDIVGQGLILPLLLRLLKDRGVAVLGLGMGTLGLLGLALLPALPHPALMYASTLVFAIGEGIFNASQGALISVAAPAEAQGQVQGGGQALASLAQVAGPLGGGQLYSRLGPGVTFGAAAALGLSALGLLLWPAPAGVAAEAGARLSPLQAPK from the coding sequence ATGACCGAGTCTCCCGCCCACAAAGCGCCGCTGCTGTTTTTGCTGATCACCGCCTTTCTCTTTGCCGTCGGCATCAGCCTGGTGTTTCCAGTGCTGCCGTACATCGTGGCGAAGTACGTGCCGCACGCCCAGAACCAGGCCGCCATGATCGGCTTCCTGGGCGCGGCCTACGCGTTCTTCTCGTTTTTCTCGTCTCCGGTGCTGGGGGCGCTGAGCGACGCGTATGGCCGCCGCCCGGTGCTGATTCTCAGCCTGCTGGGGTCGGCTACCGGGTACGTCATTTTCGGCCTCGGCGGCAGCCTGTGGGTGCTGTTTCTGGGCCGCATCATCGACGGGCTGTGCGCCGGGGGCATGGGCGCGCTGTTCGGCTACGTGGCCGACACCACCCCGGAAGAGCAACGCGGCAAGGTCTTCGGGCAGATCGGCGCGGTGGTGGGGGCCGGCTTTATCGTCGGCCCGGCCATCGGCGGCCTCACCTCGCACCTGAGCCTCAACGCGCCGATGTTTCTGGCGGCGGGTGTGTCGCTGCTGAACGTCTTGTGGGGGTTGTTCGTGCTGCCGGAAAGCTTGCCCGCCTCGCGGCGCAGCGCCCACTTCGACGCCGCGCACCTCAACCCCCTGAAGCAGCTCTCCGGCGCGCTGGCGTATCCGGCAGTGCAGCGGCTGATCACCGTCAGCGTGCTGTTCGCGCTGCCGATGTCGGTGCTGCAGATCACCGCCGCGCTGCTGGGGCGCGACGTGCTCGGCTGGGGGCCGGCGCAGGTCAGCACTTTGTTCATCCTGGTGGGGGCCAGCGACATCGTGGGGCAGGGCCTGATCCTGCCGCTGCTGCTGCGCCTGCTCAAAGACCGGGGCGTGGCGGTGCTGGGTTTGGGAATGGGCACGCTGGGCCTGCTGGGCCTGGCCCTGCTGCCTGCCTTGCCACACCCCGCGCTGATGTACGCCAGCACCCTGGTCTTTGCCATCGGCGAGGGCATCTTCAACGCCTCGCAGGGCGCGCTGATCTCGGTGGCCGCCCCCGCCGAGGCGCAGGGGCAGGTGCAGGGCGGCGGGCAGGCCCTCGCCTCGCTGGCGCAGGTGGCGGGGCCGCTCGGCGGCGGGCAGCTCTACTCGCGCCTGGGCCCCGGCGTCACCTTCGGCGCGGCGGCGGCGCTGGGGCTCTCGGCGCTGGGCCTGCTGCTGTGGCCGGCGCCGGCGGGCGTCGCTGCCGAAGCAGGCGCGCGGCTGAGCCCTCTCCAGGCGCCCAAATGA
- a CDS encoding chemotaxis protein CheB: MDARPPGQKPLPVVVVGGSAGALEPLRELVAHLPADFPAALLVVIHCPPDLPSYLPQILQSAGSLPVSAVQQPAALESGHIYVAPPNRHLLVGRDEVRPSRGPRENRSRPSVDVLFRSAAYTHRASVIGVLLSGMLGDGTSGLWTIKRLGGQAIVQHPEEALYPSMPLSALQEVAVDTILPVRDIAGDLLTRLGAPNFGQGAAEMDEHEWRRLQLEVSIADEGNAFAGGILTGGDPSPFTCPECHGTMVKIQEGRTLRFRCHTGHAYSAPALLGELHRAAEANLWTTVRGMEEQVMLLDHLAKHAAEAGQLHTAELYRSEAAAVRRRIEPLRRLLWQDGALPVQPVE; the protein is encoded by the coding sequence ATGGACGCTCGACCCCCAGGCCAGAAACCGCTGCCGGTGGTGGTGGTGGGCGGCTCGGCCGGCGCGCTCGAACCGCTGCGCGAACTGGTCGCGCACCTGCCCGCCGATTTTCCCGCCGCCCTGCTGGTGGTGATTCACTGCCCGCCGGACCTGCCCAGTTACCTGCCGCAGATTCTGCAGTCCGCCGGCTCCCTGCCGGTCAGCGCGGTGCAGCAGCCCGCCGCGCTGGAAAGCGGGCACATCTACGTCGCGCCGCCCAACCGGCACCTGCTGGTGGGAAGGGATGAAGTTCGGCCCAGCCGGGGACCACGCGAGAACCGCTCGCGGCCCAGTGTGGACGTGCTGTTTCGCTCGGCGGCCTACACCCACCGCGCCTCGGTGATCGGGGTGCTGCTCTCGGGCATGCTCGGCGACGGCACCTCGGGACTATGGACCATCAAGCGCCTGGGCGGTCAGGCCATCGTGCAGCACCCAGAAGAAGCGCTCTATCCCAGCATGCCGCTGAGCGCCCTGCAGGAAGTCGCCGTGGACACCATCCTGCCGGTGCGCGACATCGCCGGCGACCTGCTGACGCGGCTGGGTGCGCCGAACTTCGGTCAGGGAGCAGCGGAGATGGACGAACACGAATGGCGGCGCCTGCAACTGGAAGTCTCGATTGCCGACGAGGGCAACGCCTTTGCCGGCGGCATCCTGACCGGGGGCGACCCCTCGCCCTTTACCTGTCCGGAGTGTCACGGCACGATGGTCAAGATTCAGGAAGGCCGCACCCTGCGCTTCCGCTGCCACACCGGCCACGCCTACAGCGCCCCGGCGCTGCTGGGCGAGTTGCATCGGGCGGCCGAGGCCAATCTGTGGACCACCGTGCGCGGCATGGAAGAGCAGGTGATGCTGCTCGACCACCTCGCCAAGCACGCCGCCGAGGCCGGCCAGCTGCACACCGCCGAGCTCTACCGCTCGGAAGCGGCCGCCGTGCGCCGCCGCATCGAGCCGCTGCGGCGACTGCTGTGGCAAGACGGGGCGCTGCCCGTTCAGCCGGTGGAGTAA
- a CDS encoding CheR family methyltransferase → MSTADPSDSSGEPSGAQGPAPTPPDAPPVAVVGLGGSAGSLDAFERFFVGLPLGSELAFVVVSHLDPHQESLMPEILQRCTVLPVLLIQDDMALKADHIYVTPPGFSVGVQGGRLRLEALERAQGHIIDAFFSSLARDRGEQAVGVILSGMGQDGTAGLQAIKAAGGQVLVQDPQSAEFSSMPEAAIKTGLADVVLPAEDIAPRLYELVTHTALLAPGDLEAEGQTELQKILLLVRSRTGQDFTGYKVSTLVRRIDRRMKSQRIPALGRYLRFLIETPGEVEALAQDLTINVTRFFRDPDAFARLKEHLRSTLMIREPDQVAVRVWVAGCSTGEEAYSVAIVLHELMEELGRPLSVQVFATDIDPQAIATARLGLYPHSIAQIVSAQRLGRYFKPSEEGYQIQGFIRESVVFAQHNTFSDPPFTRLDLLCCRNLLIYLKTELQRHILAVFHYALKPGGLLFLGTSETLGPEREHFSTLDSHWRIYRRGQEAARPLPSGQIVARGESSLLRRTALPFQPDLRPQQRTLSQQAQRVLLTQYAPPAVVINLQGEILFVSGQTGRYLELPSGTPSPNNVLEMVQDNLRYDLAAAINTLKREPRELKVRSHLTGPSGSVLLEITLRPLHGPEQGLLLLIFHEQPASDAPRQDAPSEPYDMVQALRQELHHTRETLQATVEEAFISVEELKSTNEEYQTTIEELKSTNEELMTSKEELQSLNEELITTNSEHQRIISELGQANDDMNNLLESAGIATLFLGNDFKIKRFTPRFANVIRLLPGDIGRPIGDFHLKLRYPHFQRDVAQVLSTLLPFETQVQTDDGHWFLMRITPYRTASNFIDGVVVAFTNLDSVKVLEEQASISARYAQALLERMPDAVMVFNGQKQLLAANPAFYRLLRTTPARSQGHSIDQLGLDQLALKEVQNALNQLLADGQPIRELLLDVDMPGLGRQPFKLEAWPAGAAEDGSGSGSGENVYLLLLENLSTIAARLGTDSGR, encoded by the coding sequence GTGTCCACTGCCGATCCATCCGATTCGTCTGGCGAGCCTTCCGGCGCGCAAGGCCCTGCGCCCACCCCGCCGGACGCGCCGCCGGTGGCGGTGGTGGGCCTGGGCGGCTCGGCAGGGTCGCTCGACGCCTTCGAGCGCTTTTTCGTCGGCCTGCCGCTGGGCAGCGAACTGGCCTTCGTGGTGGTGTCTCACCTCGACCCGCACCAGGAAAGCCTGATGCCGGAGATCTTGCAGCGCTGCACGGTGTTGCCGGTGCTGCTGATTCAGGACGACATGGCGCTCAAGGCCGACCACATCTACGTGACCCCGCCGGGCTTCAGCGTCGGGGTGCAAGGCGGCCGGCTGCGGCTCGAAGCGCTCGAACGGGCCCAGGGCCACATCATCGACGCTTTTTTCAGCAGCCTGGCCCGCGACCGGGGCGAGCAGGCGGTGGGCGTGATTCTCTCAGGCATGGGCCAGGACGGAACGGCGGGGCTGCAGGCCATCAAGGCGGCCGGCGGGCAGGTGCTGGTGCAAGACCCGCAGAGCGCCGAGTTCTCCTCGATGCCGGAGGCGGCCATCAAAACCGGCCTGGCCGACGTGGTGCTGCCCGCCGAGGACATCGCGCCCCGGCTCTACGAACTCGTCACCCACACGGCCCTGCTCGCGCCCGGCGATCTGGAGGCCGAGGGCCAGACCGAGCTGCAAAAAATCCTGCTGCTGGTGCGCTCGCGCACCGGGCAGGACTTTACCGGCTACAAGGTCAGCACGCTGGTGCGGCGCATCGACCGGCGCATGAAAAGCCAGCGCATTCCGGCGCTGGGCCGCTACCTGCGCTTCCTGATAGAAACGCCCGGCGAGGTCGAAGCGCTGGCGCAGGATTTGACCATCAACGTCACCCGCTTTTTTCGCGACCCCGACGCCTTCGCCCGGCTCAAGGAGCACCTGCGCAGCACCCTGATGATCCGCGAACCCGATCAGGTGGCGGTGCGGGTGTGGGTGGCGGGCTGCTCCACCGGTGAAGAAGCCTACTCGGTGGCGATCGTGCTGCACGAACTGATGGAAGAGCTGGGGCGCCCGCTGAGCGTGCAGGTGTTTGCCACCGACATCGATCCGCAGGCCATCGCCACCGCCCGGCTGGGCCTCTACCCGCACAGCATCGCCCAGATCGTCTCGGCCCAGCGGCTGGGGCGTTACTTCAAGCCCAGCGAGGAGGGCTACCAGATTCAGGGCTTTATCCGCGAGTCGGTGGTGTTCGCGCAGCACAACACCTTCAGTGATCCGCCGTTTACCCGCCTGGACCTGCTGTGCTGCCGCAATTTGCTCATCTACCTCAAAACCGAGTTGCAGCGCCACATCCTGGCGGTGTTTCACTACGCCCTCAAGCCCGGCGGCCTGCTGTTTCTGGGCACCAGCGAAACGCTGGGGCCGGAGCGCGAGCATTTCAGCACCCTGGATTCGCACTGGCGCATCTACCGGCGCGGCCAGGAAGCGGCCCGGCCGCTGCCCTCGGGCCAGATCGTGGCGCGCGGCGAAAGCTCGCTGTTGCGGCGCACGGCGCTGCCGTTTCAGCCGGACCTGCGCCCGCAGCAGCGCACCCTCTCGCAGCAGGCCCAGCGGGTGCTGCTCACCCAGTACGCGCCCCCGGCGGTGGTGATCAACCTTCAGGGCGAAATCTTGTTCGTCAGCGGGCAGACCGGGCGCTACCTGGAGTTGCCCAGTGGCACGCCCAGCCCCAACAACGTGCTGGAAATGGTGCAAGACAACCTGCGCTACGATCTGGCCGCCGCCATCAACACGCTCAAGCGCGAACCGCGCGAACTCAAGGTGCGCTCCCATCTGACCGGGCCCAGCGGTTCGGTGCTGCTGGAAATCACCCTGCGGCCGCTGCACGGTCCGGAACAGGGCCTGCTGCTGCTGATCTTCCACGAGCAGCCCGCCAGCGACGCCCCGCGCCAGGACGCGCCCAGCGAGCCCTACGACATGGTGCAGGCGCTGAGGCAGGAACTGCACCACACCCGCGAAACGCTTCAGGCCACCGTCGAGGAGGCGTTTATCTCGGTCGAAGAACTCAAGAGCACCAACGAGGAATACCAGACCACCATCGAGGAACTCAAGAGCACCAACGAAGAACTGATGACCTCCAAAGAGGAGTTGCAGTCGCTCAACGAAGAACTCATCACCACCAACAGCGAGCACCAGCGCATCATCAGTGAACTCGGGCAGGCCAACGACGACATGAACAACCTGCTCGAAAGCGCCGGCATCGCCACGCTGTTTCTCGGCAACGACTTCAAGATCAAGCGCTTCACGCCCCGGTTTGCCAACGTGATTCGCCTGCTGCCCGGCGACATCGGGCGGCCGATCGGCGACTTTCACCTCAAGCTGCGCTACCCGCACTTTCAGCGCGACGTGGCCCAGGTGCTCTCGACGCTTTTGCCCTTCGAGACGCAGGTGCAGACCGACGACGGCCACTGGTTTCTGATGCGCATCACCCCCTACCGCACCGCCAGCAATTTCATCGACGGGGTGGTGGTGGCCTTTACCAACCTCGACAGCGTCAAGGTGCTCGAGGAGCAGGCCAGCATCTCGGCGCGCTACGCCCAGGCGCTGCTGGAGCGCATGCCCGACGCGGTGATGGTGTTTAACGGCCAGAAGCAGTTGCTGGCCGCCAACCCGGCCTTCTACCGCCTGCTGCGCACCACCCCGGCGCGCAGTCAGGGCCACAGCATCGACCAGCTCGGGCTCGATCAGCTGGCGCTGAAGGAAGTTCAGAACGCGCTCAACCAGCTGCTCGCCGACGGGCAGCCGATTCGCGAACTGCTGCTCGACGTCGACATGCCGGGCCTGGGCCGCCAGCCGTTCAAGCTCGAGGCCTGGCCGGCCGGCGCAGCGGAAGACGGCAGCGGCAGTGGCAGCGGCGAGAACGTATACCTGCTGCTGCTCGAGAATCTCTCCACCATCGCCGCACGCCTGGGCACCGACAGCGGGCGCTGA
- a CDS encoding sensor histidine kinase, with the protein MSEHNEDIAGQAPSEVPGGFRRAAESQLRGKAQRPAATPGDTIEELQHQFQFHQHELQVHQIELTLQNEELRRSNAELELAQRRYQELYDLAPVGYVSLDAGGHILELNAAASRQLGVVKAQLLGRRFLLFTHEASRAEFAGFLDRLGRQIGARTELTLLRQGTAPFAAQVEAALSTSGEIRLCFTDISGLKEAQEAAEAINQTLEARVAARTEQVQELNAELESFVQATMQALDTPLRHITSFAALLGGPTPGASGALPGELQAHYLEEVVAAAEQVQRLTSALSDFFRLGQQPLRFLPVDLEKVVAEAKKALYGQAEGRPVHWTQDHLPAVTGDSRMLQLVFLHLLDNALKFSRGRSEARIHIGAQETEREHIVVVQDNGIGFNSRQKSRLFSMFQHLHSARQTSELGLGLGLASVRRIVLRHGGRVWGSAQEGEGACFWVALPKDPALRP; encoded by the coding sequence ATGAGCGAGCACAACGAAGACATTGCCGGCCAGGCGCCGTCTGAGGTTCCGGGCGGGTTTCGTCGGGCGGCCGAAAGCCAGCTGCGCGGCAAGGCCCAGCGGCCGGCCGCGACGCCGGGCGACACCATCGAGGAACTTCAGCATCAATTTCAATTTCATCAGCACGAACTGCAAGTCCACCAGATCGAGCTGACGCTGCAAAACGAGGAACTGCGCCGCAGCAACGCCGAACTCGAACTGGCCCAGCGCCGCTACCAGGAGCTTTACGATCTGGCGCCGGTGGGCTACGTCTCGCTGGATGCCGGCGGCCACATTCTGGAACTCAACGCGGCGGCCAGCCGGCAGCTCGGGGTGGTCAAGGCCCAGTTGCTGGGGCGGCGCTTTTTGCTGTTCACCCACGAAGCCTCGCGCGCCGAGTTCGCCGGGTTTCTCGATCGCCTGGGGCGTCAGATCGGGGCGCGCACCGAGCTGACGCTGCTGCGCCAGGGAACGGCGCCGTTTGCCGCCCAGGTCGAGGCGGCGCTGAGCACGTCCGGCGAAATCCGCCTCTGCTTTACCGACATCAGCGGGCTCAAAGAAGCCCAGGAAGCGGCCGAGGCGATCAACCAGACGCTCGAAGCGCGGGTGGCGGCCCGCACTGAGCAGGTGCAGGAACTCAACGCGGAGCTCGAATCGTTCGTGCAGGCCACCATGCAGGCGCTCGACACGCCGCTGCGCCACATCACCAGCTTCGCAGCGCTGCTCGGCGGGCCGACCCCCGGCGCTTCGGGGGCACTGCCGGGCGAGTTGCAGGCGCACTACCTCGAGGAAGTCGTCGCCGCCGCCGAGCAGGTGCAGCGCCTCACCAGCGCGCTCAGCGATTTCTTCCGTCTGGGTCAGCAGCCGCTGCGCTTCTTGCCGGTGGACCTGGAAAAAGTCGTGGCCGAAGCGAAAAAAGCCCTCTATGGGCAAGCCGAAGGCCGCCCTGTCCACTGGACCCAGGACCACTTGCCAGCCGTCACCGGCGACAGTCGGATGCTGCAACTGGTGTTTTTGCACCTGCTGGACAACGCCCTCAAGTTCAGCCGTGGCCGCAGCGAGGCCCGAATTCATATCGGGGCGCAGGAAACCGAACGCGAGCACATCGTGGTGGTGCAGGACAACGGCATAGGCTTCAACAGCCGCCAGAAATCACGGTTGTTCTCGATGTTTCAGCACCTGCACTCGGCCCGGCAGACCAGCGAACTGGGGCTGGGACTGGGGCTGGCGTCGGTGCGGCGCATCGTGCTGCGTCACGGCGGCCGGGTGTGGGGCAGCGCCCAGGAAGGCGAGGGCGCCTGCTTCTGGGTGGCGCTGCCCAAAGACCCGGCCCTGCGGCCCTGA